AGACGGCGATGCCACGGCCCAAAACACATCGCTGGGACGGCGATGCCACAGTCCCGAACCCATCGCCGAGACGGCGATGCCACGGCCCAAAACACATCGCCGGGACGGCGATGCCACGGCCCAAACACATCGCCGGGACGGCGATGCCACAGAGCAAGGTCCTTTCTGGCAGTTGGGGGGCGGTGTCGGCTAGAATCCGCCTGACCAATGACCGCCGACCAGTCGAGAATCCGCAACTTCTGCATCATCGCTCACATAGACCACGGCAAGTCCACTCTCGCTGACCGAATCCTAGAGAAGACCGGCGTGGTGCGTGGCGAGGCGCAGGAGCAGATGCTGGATCAGATGGACCTCGAGCGCGAACGCGGCATCACCATCAAGATGACCGCGGTCTCGTTGCCATACACCGCTAAGGACGGCGAGACCTACAGCTTCAACCTGATAGACACCCCGGGCCACGTGGACTTCACCTATGAAGTGAGCCGCAGCCTTGCCGCCTGCGAGGGCGCGCTGCTGGTGGTGGATGCGACGCAAGGCGTCGAGGCGCAGACCATCGCCAACGCCTCCATGGCGATGTCGAACAACCTCGAGATCATCCCCGTCATCAACAAGATCGATCTTCCGGTTGCCGACGTGGAGCGCACCAAGGAGGAGATCGAGCACGCTCTGGCCATCGACGCTTCGGACGCCATCCTGATCAGCGCAAAAACCGGTGAAGGCGTGGACGAAGTTCTGGAAGCGGTCGTGCACCGCATCCCGCCGCCCTTCGGCCACCCGGACAAGCCTCTTCGCGCACTCATCTTCGACAGCCACTTCGACAGCTATCAGGGAGCTGTGGCATACATCCGCGTGGTGGATGGCGCAATCCGCCGCAATCAGAAAATCAAGATGATGGCGACGCGCTCCGTGTATGAAGTCCACCAGGTCGGCGTGTTCCGTCCGAAGATGGAACTGGCACAGGAGCTGACGACGGGCCAAGTCGGGTTCCTGACCGCCGCGATGAAGGAGATTGGCGAGGCCAATGTCGGTGACACCGTGACCGACGCTCTGCATCCCGCCTCCGAAGCGCTGCCCGGATATCGCAGGGCGCAACCGATGGTGTTCTGCGGCCTCTACCCCACCGACGGGGAGAGCTACGAGGACCTGAGGGACGCTATCGAGAAGCTGCACCTGAACGACGCCTCCATCCACTACGAGCCGGAGACCTCGGAGGCGCTCGGCTTCGGTTTCCGCTGCGGCTTCCTCGGCCTGCTCCACATGGATATCGCCCGAGAGCGACTGGAGCGCGAGTTCGGCCTGGACCTCATCCTGACTTCTCCAACCGTGAACTATCGCGTTCACATGACCAACGGCGAGTGGCGGGAGGTATCTAACCCAGCCGAGATGCCGGAAGCGCACTACATCGAACGCATCGAAGAGCCGGTGGTGGACGCCACGATCATCGTCCCGAGCGACTTCGTCGGTGCCGTGATGAAGCTGGCTCAGGAGCGGCGAGGCGCCTTCATCAAAATGGAGTACCCCAGCCACAACCGCACGTTGCTCCACTACAAGCTGCCACTCGCGGAGATCTTGATGGACTTCTTCGACGCGCTGAAAAGCCGAACGAAGGGATACGCGAGCTTAGACTACGAGTTCGCAGGATACGAGCCGAGCAAGATGGTGAAGGTGAACATCCTGCTCAATCAGGAGCCGGTGGACGCCTTGTCTTTCATCACCCACGCCGACAAGGCATATACACGTGCTAGGGCGATGGTGGAGCGGCTGCGCAAGGTGGTGCCGAGGCAGCAGTTCGAGGTGCGCATCCAAGCGGCCATCGGGGCGAAGGTGATTGCTGCGGAGTCTGTCAAACCCTTCCGAAAGCACGTGACAGCCAAGTGCTACGGCGGGGACATCACGCGCAAGCGCAAGCTACTAGAGAAGCAGAAGGAGGGTAAGAAGCGGATGAAGAGCATTGGGGCCGTCGAGGTACCCCAAGAAGCCTTTCTCAGTGTGCTGCAGCTCGACGAGTAGCTACTTCTTGTCCGGCACGCCCGGGTTCCGACCCGTCTTGATCTCGTCAATGTTGGACATGCCGTCCTTGTCCGAGTCCAGCTTGTCGAGGGACTTCAGGATTTCAGCCGTGAGGGTCTTAGCTTTGGCCTTCTTCATGGCGTCGGCCTGCGCCTGACCGTAAGGATTCAGCTTGTTGGTCTTGCCCACATGACAGACCTCGCACT
This Fimbriimonadia bacterium DNA region includes the following protein-coding sequences:
- the lepA gene encoding elongation factor 4 is translated as MTADQSRIRNFCIIAHIDHGKSTLADRILEKTGVVRGEAQEQMLDQMDLERERGITIKMTAVSLPYTAKDGETYSFNLIDTPGHVDFTYEVSRSLAACEGALLVVDATQGVEAQTIANASMAMSNNLEIIPVINKIDLPVADVERTKEEIEHALAIDASDAILISAKTGEGVDEVLEAVVHRIPPPFGHPDKPLRALIFDSHFDSYQGAVAYIRVVDGAIRRNQKIKMMATRSVYEVHQVGVFRPKMELAQELTTGQVGFLTAAMKEIGEANVGDTVTDALHPASEALPGYRRAQPMVFCGLYPTDGESYEDLRDAIEKLHLNDASIHYEPETSEALGFGFRCGFLGLLHMDIARERLEREFGLDLILTSPTVNYRVHMTNGEWREVSNPAEMPEAHYIERIEEPVVDATIIVPSDFVGAVMKLAQERRGAFIKMEYPSHNRTLLHYKLPLAEILMDFFDALKSRTKGYASLDYEFAGYEPSKMVKVNILLNQEPVDALSFITHADKAYTRARAMVERLRKVVPRQQFEVRIQAAIGAKVIAAESVKPFRKHVTAKCYGGDITRKRKLLEKQKEGKKRMKSIGAVEVPQEAFLSVLQLDE